In Curtobacterium sp. TC1, the following proteins share a genomic window:
- the nadD gene encoding nicotinate-nucleotide adenylyltransferase → MLESTGRPRIGVMGGTFDPIHHGHLVAASEVARAFDLDEVVFVPTGQPYMKSGVTDAEHRYLMTVIATASNPMFTVSRVDIDRPGPTYTVDTLRDLHEQRPDAQLVFISGADAVQQIVDWKDHDGLWDLAHFVAVTRPGHDLSISGLPERDVSLLEVPALAISSTDCRDRVRRGSPVWYLVPDGVVQYISKHHLYRSVA, encoded by the coding sequence ATGCTCGAGAGCACCGGACGACCGCGCATCGGGGTGATGGGCGGCACGTTCGACCCCATCCACCACGGTCACCTCGTCGCGGCGTCCGAGGTGGCTCGGGCGTTCGACCTCGACGAGGTCGTGTTCGTCCCCACGGGGCAGCCGTACATGAAGTCCGGCGTCACGGATGCCGAGCACCGCTACCTGATGACGGTCATCGCGACCGCATCGAACCCGATGTTCACGGTGAGCCGCGTCGACATCGACCGCCCCGGCCCGACGTACACGGTCGACACGCTCCGCGACCTGCACGAACAGCGGCCCGACGCGCAGCTCGTCTTCATCTCGGGCGCAGACGCCGTTCAGCAGATTGTCGACTGGAAAGACCATGATGGTCTCTGGGACCTCGCGCACTTCGTCGCTGTGACGCGTCCGGGACACGACCTGAGCATCAGTGGACTCCCCGAGCGAGACGTAAGCTTGCTCGAAGTCCCTGCACTGGCCATCTCGTCGACCGACTGCCGCGACCGGGTGAGACGTGGTTCCCCCGTCTGGTACCTGGTCCCCGACGGGGTCGTCCAGTACATCTCCAAGCACCACCTGTATCGGAGCGTTGCATGA